The Nitrospira sp. CR1.1 DNA window ACCGGTCCCTTTCCTGAAAAAATTACGCCAATGATCTCAATCAACCTTACCCCCGCACGGGAAGCGTCCCAACTAGGTGTTACCCTGGAAAGGCTCACTCTTGGCAGGGGAGGTTCCTAGGCGTACTTCTTCTGTGATTTCTGTAAGACCGGTCTATGGGGAGACTTGCTTGACGGAAAGGACCGGTGCAAATATTGGCCGGGACTGGTATGGTAAGGCGCATGTGATGGCCGTCGCCCGTATCAGATCCATTGGACCGAGTCGTCCGCGAGGGGAAGGAGCACCGTGGCTAGAGCGCGCATTGTCATCGCCGATGACCATAGTTTAGTGTTGGAAGCCTATCGGCAATTGCTGGAGCCGGACTATGAGGTGGTCGGCACGGCCTCGAATGGGCAGGAACTCCTGGACATCGCCCCCGCCTTACATCCGGATATCGTCATGCTCGACATTTCCATGCCGACCATGAACGGCTTGGAAGTCACGAAGCTGCTGCGAGCCGCAGTTCCTCAGGCCAGGATTATATTTGTGACGATGATGAGCGAACCCTTTTATATTTCGCAGGCCTTTCAGATGGGCGCTTCGGCCTATGTCCTGAAACAGTCTGCCTCTACGGAATTGTTGTCTGCCCTGAAGGCCGCACTCAGGAATCAGCGGTACATTTCACCGCAACTGTCCCTCGAGGTGCAGGATGCCATCGAAACGCCCTGGGTCAAACCGGAAGGGTTTTCCTCCAAATTGACCCCTCGTCAGCAAGAGGTGCTGCAGCTGCTGACAAAAGGCATGTCCACGAGAGAAATTGCCACGACCATGCGCGTCTCCACGAAGGCCGTTGAATTCCACAAGGGCAATATCACGCGCCGCCTCGGCATCCGCACCACCGCGGAGCTGACGCGCTTTGCCCTCTCGCAAGGCCTTACGACACTGAACGACCAACACCCCTGACTGATCAGGACTGAGAGCCGGGTACCGTGGGCTGCTGCGGCATGGCAATGAGCCCGATTGCAATGGCGTGTTTGGTGAGTTCTGCGGTGCTGCGGATCCCGAGTTGCTTCATGATGCGAGTTTTGTGAAATTCGACGGTTTTGAGAGACACGTTGAGAGTCGAGGCAATTTCCTTCATCGATTGGCCTTCGGCGATCAGCTGAAGAACTTCCCGCTGCCGGCCGCTGAGCAGGTCGTTGGATGGCGGCGAACCGGCCGGAGCCGGCGGAACCGGATTGAGCGCTTGCGCCACCAGATTTTCCGCCACGCTGGGAGACACGTACAGCCGCCCTTTCAACACTTCCATAATCGCGAACACCAGTTCCTCCGACACGGATTGCTTCAAGACATACCCGGAGACGCCGGCGCGAAAGGCCTCCGTCACAAAATATTGCTCGCTATGCATCGTCAGCACGAGCAGTTTCACCTGCGGAACCGACTTCTTGATCTGCCGGCAGGCATCGAGTCCGTTCAGCAGAGGTAGCGCGATATCCACCAGGGCGATATCGGGCTTCTCCTTTTCAACGG harbors:
- a CDS encoding response regulator, with the protein product MARARIVIADDHSLVLEAYRQLLEPDYEVVGTASNGQELLDIAPALHPDIVMLDISMPTMNGLEVTKLLRAAVPQARIIFVTMMSEPFYISQAFQMGASAYVLKQSASTELLSALKAALRNQRYISPQLSLEVQDAIETPWVKPEGFSSKLTPRQQEVLQLLTKGMSTREIATTMRVSTKAVEFHKGNITRRLGIRTTAELTRFALSQGLTTLNDQHP
- a CDS encoding response regulator, with translation MKPRVLIADDHTLVAEGIEKLLEHGFQLCGRVADGRALVRAVEKEKPDIALVDIALPLLNGLDACRQIKKSVPQVKLLVLTMHSEQYFVTEAFRAGVSGYVLKQSVSEELVFAIMEVLKGRLYVSPSVAENLVAQALNPVPPAPAGSPPSNDLLSGRQREVLQLIAEGQSMKEIASTLNVSLKTVEFHKTRIMKQLGIRSTAELTKHAIAIGLIAMPQQPTVPGSQS